From the genome of Xylocopilactobacillus apis:
TAGAATAATTGGTGGATCATAACTTTCTAATAGTCGATCTGGATACTCAGAGTCTAAAATTGTTAAAAATTTTACTCCTCTCTTTTCGTTTTCGACTAAATGTGCTTTGAAAGGATAATTTGTATACTCATCAATATATTTTGAACTCAGATGAGAAAACCGCATAATATCGTGAAAATCAAGATCTTTTTCATCATATAGTGAGCTGTTCTCAATCAAAGAAATATAATTGCGATAAGTAAATGTTTGACTCAAAAAGCCATTTAGTAAAGCATCTCGTAATTTCAATTAATTACCTCCTACATAAAGAAATTACGCAGTTTTTTTAATTTGGAAAAAAATAAATCAGCGCAGCTTATAATTTTTAATTAATTTACCTCCTACATAAAAAGATTACGCAGTTTTTTAATTTTGGAAAAAAAATAAATCAGTGCAGCTTATAATTTTTAATTAATTTACCTCCTACATAAAAAGATTACGCAGTTTTTTAATTTTGGAAAAAAATAAATCAGTGCAGCTTATAATTTTTAATTAATTTACCTCCTACATAAAAAGATTACGCAGTTTTTTAATTTTGGAAAAAAATAAATCAGTGCAGCTTATATTTTTAATTAATTTACCTCCTACATAAAAAGATTACGCATTAAATTTTTGAACGGGTGAAAAACTTTGACGATGAATCGGGGTAATTCCATATTTTTCAAGCGCTGATAAATGATCTTTTGTGCCGTATCCTTTATTTTTTTTGAAATTATACTCTGGGTAGAATGAATCATACTTTGTCATCAAGGCATCACGGTAAACTTTAGCAATAATGCTGGCTGCTCCAATACTTACACTTCTTGCATCGCCTTTAACAATATCCGTTTGAGGAATAGAAGAATTAATATGAATCGCATCTATTAAAAGTTCTTGCGGTGTAATTTTTAATTTATTAACCGCTTGGAGCATTCCTAGCCGACTCGCTTCCAAAATATTAATTTGATCAATTTTTTTTGGAGAAATTATGGCTACGCTATAACAAATAGCATACTTTTTTATTTCTTCAGACAAACGTTCACGTTCTCTAACTGACAACTTTTTAGAATCATCAATTCCTAAAATTGGATGCCTAGAATCTAAAACAACTGCCCCACACACGACAGGACCTGCCAGACAACCTCTACCAACTTCATCAACACCGGCAACTATTTTATTTTGACTCCAGAATTTAGCTTCAAAGGTACTTTTTTGTTCATATTCAAGTTTTTTAATTCTAATAAGTTCACATTTTCGCTCATAAGATTTTAATAAAACTTGAACACTTTTGCGTGAATCTTTTTTTAACTCATGCAAAAAAAGAGGCGAAACATCTTTCTCTTTCAGCCTCTCTTTAATCTTCGGTATTGATAATTTCTTCTGGTCTTTCAAGGGTTATTTTTCCATATTTCAAAGTTCTAAAATCATTAATAATTTCTTCTGCTTTTTTTGCAGTGTCATCAACATCATGACCTTCCATAAACTGAATCCATGATGAACAATTGTTAAAATACATTTGAGATTTTTCTGGATAGTATTGGCTAACTGTTTGTAGTAAAAAATCAACTACTTTTTCAGGGTCATAAATGTAATTAGCAATTGAATTTAATAAAGCTATTTTATACCCCGTTTCAGGGCTCTCAAATTTAGGCCACAACATGCCAGGGGTATCTAAAATTTTAAAATGGTCGTTAACTTTATACCAAAGTAAATTTCTTGTTAATCCCGGTTTATTTTGAACCACTGCCGACTTCTTATTCATAATTCTATTAAGCAGCGTTGACTTACCAACATTGGGAATGCCGATTATCGCTGAACGCACCGGAATATTCTTTAACCCAAGATTAACGTACTTCTTTTTACTATTTAGAACTGTTGATTCAGCAGCCTTAACAACCGATCTAAGGCCAGATCCTTTTGCAGCATTAATTGTTAAAACCTGCTGATTAGTCTCACGAAAATAGTCAAGCCAAAGTTGAGTGATTTCGGGATCTGCCAGATCAGTTTTGTTTAAAAGATAAATCTTTGGTTTATCTATAAAAACTTCATTCAAATACTGATTAATTGAACTAATAGGTGCGCGAGCATCTAAAAGAATTAAAGCTAAATCAATCTCTTTTTTCTTCTCAGTTAATAATCTTTTTGTTTTGGCCATATGGCCAGGGAACCATTCACCTGTCATTAAAAAAACCTAAACTTAGAAATCGGAGAAAAACGGAAGAACACAATTCCGTCAATCCGATTACTTTTAACAAACCCGAAATAGCGGCTGTCTGAAGAATGAGCTCTATTATCACCCATTACAAAATAGCTATCTGCAGGTACTTTTTTTGTGTGATTTGTTGCGGGAAGATCTTCCATCTTAAAATCGACGGTAACATCTTTACTATCATCAATATCTTTTAAAAATGTTTCTGAATACTTTTTACCGTTAATATAGAGTTTATTATCTTTAAAGGTAATTTTATCTCCAGGTAATCCGATCACCCTTTTAATAAAATGATCTTTAGGATTTATGCCCGCATATCCTTTAGGGGGATTAAAAACAATAATATCAAAACGTTTAATTTTACCAAATTTACGTAAAATATTTTGGTCTTTATTTTCAAAAGTTGGGCGCATGGAATCCCCATCAACGATCGAATTTCTAAAAAAGAACGTAAAAATTACTAATACAACAATAATATTAATTAAGGAAACGAACAGTAATTGAATATAGTAAAGCAGCCGTTCGGTTTTGTTAGCCTGACTTTTTAAATATTTTCGACGTGCTCGACTTTTCACTGTTAAGTATTGGGCCAAATCTGCTTACCTGCCAAAATCTAATTTTGTAATAAATCTATTGCCTTTTTCTGCATTGGATCTTGTTTTTGTTCCAACTCACTCAAAGCACGTAAAACTTCCTGTACTGTACTTTCATCGATTGTGCCATTTACACTAATTTTTCTTTTTGTTTGAAAATCTTTAACTGCATTTTCTGTAGCATCATCAAAAATACCTTTTTGATTTCCTGGTTGGTACCCTAGAGCTAACAAGCCTTTTTGAATTGTTTTAACATTTCCTGAAACATCGCCTTTCTTTAAAGGCTTTTTAACATCATTAATAATTAAATTGGTATATTCGGGATAATTTACCACATAATCGGGCTTAATTCCTTTGTGATGAATCCAACTTCCATCGGGGGTTAGCCATTTAGCAATCGTCATTTTTAACTCAGCATCATCAGGTAACTCTACAACTGATTGAACCGTTCCTTTACCAAAAGACTTTTTGCCAACAACGGGAATATTACTTGATTTTAAAGCTGCGGTAAATATTTCAGCAGCACTAGCACTATCGCCATCAATTAAAACAACTGTTGGTTCAGTAACTTTAAATCCTCCATCCATTTTAGGACCAGCATCATAAACAGTTAAATCACTCTTTTGCCTTCCTTGAACCTGCATAATGGTTTTCCCATCTTTCACGAACATACTGGACATTGAAAGAGCTTGTTTTAATTCACCACCAGGATTTCCTCTCATATCAACAACGAATTTCTTAGCCCCTGACTTACGTAAACTAGTAATAGCCTTTTTAAATTCGCTCGTTGTAGGATTTGAAAAAGTTGATACCGATAAATATCCGATATTTTTTGTCAGCATTTTGTGCTTAACAGTTTCAATTGGAATAGTATCTCTGGTCATCTTAAAATCAATATCTTTACTGCCCCTTCTTACCGTAACAGTAACAGAAGTTCCTTTTTTACCTCTAATTAATTTAGTGACTTCAGTTGACCTTTTTCCGAGAACCGATTTTCCATTAACCTTAACGATGATATCTTTAGATCTAATTCCGGCTTTTTTTGCTGGTGTCCCACTGACGGTGCTGTCAACAACAATTAACTTATTTTTTTCCATCACTGTCACACCAATTCCCACAATACTAGAGGATATTGTGTCAGTTAAAGATTGGGCCTCCTGCTTATCTAAATATGTAGTATAAGGATCATCTAGACTATCAAGCATTCCTTTAATTGACCCATTAGTTAATTTTGTTTCATCAACGGGCTGATAATATTTTGTTTTAATTAAATTTTTTACTTGACTTAAATAATCATCATTCGATTCTTTTTTTGTCGACTTTTGTGTCTCAGAACTTTCAGAATGACGTTCTGTTACAGGTTTTTGGGTATGGGGGATGAAAAAACCTATTAAAACCCCAATTGCTAAAACTAAAATTCCAACTAAAAAAGTCCGAATTTTGCTATTAGAATGAGAATTATCCGTATTATTCATAATTTAATTATATTTCACTTCCAATTTTATTTATTAAGATAACCATTAAATACTATTCGATCATTTGCTAAATCAACCGCATCAACTCTAAAACTTAGATTTTTATTAAACTGAATTTTTTCTAATGCAATCACAACTTCTACATTTTTAGAATCAATTGAAATGAATTTTGGAAGCTTTACTTGTGTTTCAATCAACTGAAGAACCCGCTTTAGGGAAATATTTAAATTACCCATTGAAACAACTTCCGGTTTTAACAATAAATCTTTATTTGCTAACACAGATACATTCATAATCAATCTAAAACGAAGCGGTTGACCAAAAATCTTAATTGTCCCAGTTAATTGGGCATCGTCACTTAAAACAAAATTTAAACGTAAATCTTTGGAATTTAACTTAGTTAAATATTCATTTACAATTGAATTAAATTGCTTTTTGTTCATGACAACTTGAAAATTAGGACTTTTTTTACTAATCGTTGTCTCAACTTTATGATATGCCGGTTTTTCAAGAAAAAGTCGACTATATAGAAAAAGGGATAAGCCACATATTATTCCGACTAACCCTATAAATAGCCACTTCCAAATATTTATTTTTCTTTTATTTACTCTTTTATTCGTTTGAAGTCACCTAAATTAATTTATATTTTTTAATTAAATTAAATAATTCATTTGCAATTAAACTATAACCCAAACCGTTGGGATGAACATCATCAGATTTTGATAAATATCGATTAATTATTTTACCATCAACAGTTTTTTTGGCAGATTTGCTATTAATAAAATTGTTTGTATCTTGATAAAAAGTTTTCGGATTTTTATGAACAATTTCAACAATTATATTATTCCACTCCTCAAAAAGATTATTTAGATCCTTAATATCATTAAAATACAAATAAAATGGGTTATAAATTCCAATTACTATTATATTTGCCTTAGGATTAAGTCTTCTTAATTCTTTTAAGGATTCCGTCATATTTTTCTTAAATAGCTGAGCTTTAGGGATGAATTCTTTTTTTTCTAACTTAAAAAAATTATTTTGAATAGTATAAATCATGTCGTTTCCGCCCATATCAAGCGTAATTAATTTAGAATCAACAACCGATTTTCTTAAATTTGAATCAGAGAATATCCGCTTTTTGATCTGACTGGAAGTCTTCCCGGTATAGCCAAAATTATGAGTTTTAACTATAAGATGGTCTTCAGTCTCAACTCGATCTTTAAGTGCTCCAACAAAACCTTCGTTCTTGTTGGTATCACCAATTCCACGCGTAATTGAATCACCAATCGCTGCATATTCGATAGTTCTTTGAGGAGTCTCAACTTGTTTAATATTTTTTGGACGGGGAACAAAAACACTTAAACCAAGAAAAGTTATCAAACAAATTATTAAAAAAAACAAAATTGCTTTTAAAAAAGCTAATTTTTTTCCTTGCATTTTACTTAACTGCACTCAAATTAATAATAAATTACCGCCATCGCCTTTTCTCCGGTGTGAGTAGCAATAACGGGCCCTGTTTCAGATAAAAAGACAGGTACTTCTGGTCTTAGTGCATGAATTTTTTCTTCCAGTTCTTTGCCATAATCATAAGCATCAACGTGAGAAAGTCCTACTGCATGTAAATCAGGAATCTGAGTAAATTTATTAATTAATTCGTCAAAATATTGCTCAATCCCCCTCATACTTCGAGTTTTTTTAACTGGTACTAATTCTTGATCTTTTAACTGAATAATAAGCTTTAACCTGATTAAAGTGGACATCATTCCAGTTACTCTACTAATTCTGCCGCCTTTAATTAAATTTGTTAGCGTTGGAAAAGCTAAATAAAGACCTGTTTCATTTTTAATTTGTTCAATTTCTTTTAAAATTTCATCCATGGTGGCACCATTTTCTGCCATTTCAGCAGCTTTAAGAACCTGAAATCCTTGTGCACGGTCAGTAAAATCACTATCGACCACTGTAACGTCTCCGTGACTAATTTTTGCTGCTTCACGAGCAACATTTACTGTCCCGCTTAATGAAGATAGCATATGGATAGAAAGAATCGTTTTATCTTGACTAGCGTATTTACTATAGACGCCTACAAAATCTCCTAATGATGGCTGACTAGTCTTTGGAAGGTTTTTTGCTTCCTTCATTTTTTCGACAAATTCTGTCGGCGTAATATCAATTCCATCAATATAGTTTTTACCATCAACTTCAATTCTTAATGGAACGACTTCAATATGATATTTTTCAATTTCTTCATCACTAAGTCTAACCGAAGAGTCGGTAACAATTTGAATTTTACTCAATTTTAACCTCACATTTGTTTGAAACTTCAAAATATTTATCATCTAGTTTTTAAAACTAGATGATGTTATAATACATCTAGACAAAAATTATAAAAAGGGGCTAAGCCTGAAAAATGAAAACGACAACCGCAATCAATAATTACGAACATGAAATACAAATGGAAAAATTAACCGAATTTCTTAATGCCTTAACACATGGTTTTGCATTTATGATGTCCATTTTTGCAACCGTTCTACTAGTTCAAAAATCAAAAGGCAGCCCCCACTTACTATACCCCTTTTTGATTTTTGGGATTTCGTTAATTATTTTATATGCTGCATCAACATTATTCCATAGTTTAATTTTTACGCCAGCTAAGAAAATTCTCCAAAAAATTGACCACATTAGTATATACGTTCTAATGGCTGGATCATATACTCCGTATGCTTTAGTTGCAATTGGCGGGATAAAAGGGATTATTTTACTGGCAATTATTTATATAATCTGTTTACTTGGAGCTATCTATAAATTATCTTATCTTGGAAAATTTAAGATTTTAGAAACTCTGGCATACATTGCTATTGGATGGATTAGCGTTTTATATTATAAGCCACTCCTAGCTTCTTTAGGACCTATTGGGGTCGGGCTTTTGATTCTAGGTGGTTTAGCCTACTCGCTTGGAACAATTTTTTACGGTTGGAGAAATTTGTTATTTCATCATGTAATTTGGCATTTATTTGTAATGGCCGGAAGCCTATTCATGTTTTTATCAGTTTATTATTTTCTTTAATCTATTTTATCAAATACTTCAAAAGTTAATTTATAACCTTTAGAACTAAGCACATCTTTGGTGCTTATTTTTTTATATAATTTATAGTTTATTTCAGGCATGTAGAGATCACCTTCAAAATTACCATCAATCGTTGTTCGATAAAATCTTTGAGCAAAAGGAATTGCTCCTTGATAAACATGAATCCCGCCTAAGATAAAAATATCATGATTTGGATTTTCTTTCTCAATTTCTTTAATTTCATCAATCTTATTAATGATCAATACATCAGATTTTAAATTTTGACTTGTTAAAACAACATTAATTCGATTTTTTAACGGCCCGTTGGGCAGGGATTCAAATGTCTTACGTCCCATTACAACGATCTGCCCGGTGGTAACTTCTTTTAAATAGTTTAGATCCTCTGACATTTTAGGCCAAGGAAGCTGATTGGTTTTACTATTACCAATTAATCCATTTTGATCTTGCGCCCAAATCATTGCAATCATACAGCCACCGGAGCAGAAATTTTTCCAGCAGAATGATAATTTAAAAGTTCGATATCATCAATTTGATAGTCATCAATACTTTTTACATTAGGATTTATTTTTATTTCCGGCATTGATAAAATCGGATTTTGTAACTGCTGTTCAAATTGTTTCAGATGGTTTAAATAAATATGCACATCTCCAAAATCGATAATTAATTCTCCCACTTTTAAGTTAGTCAAATTCGCAATTAAATGATTAAGTAAAGCGTAACTAGCAATATTAAAGGGTACGCCTAAAAATAAATCTGCTGAACGCTGATACATTTGTAAAGATAACTTACCATGATCAACATAAAACTGATACATCGTATGACAAGGCGGCAGCGCCATTGTAGGAACATCTTCTGGATTCCACGCCGTGACAATTATTCGGCGTGAATCAGGATGATGCTTGATTGTTTCGATTGCTTCTTGAAGCTGATCAATATGAGTGCCTCTTGACGTTTTCCAAGCCCGCCATTGTTTGCCGTAAATATTGCCTAAATTTCCATATTGTTTAGCAAAATTAACATCTGCAAGGATGTTTTCTGTAAATTTTTTTATTTCTGCTTCATAAATTTTTTTAAAATTTTCGTCATGCTGCGACCGATTGCCAAAGTCTGTCATATCAGGTCCGTGGTAATCGTTACTTTGAATGTACTTCTCAAAAGCCCATTCATCCCAAATGTGATTATTATTTTGTAATAAATATCTAATATTGGTATCTCCGTGAATAAACCACAATAGCTCGCTTTTAATCAAAGAAAAAGGTACTCTTTTAGTAGTCAAAATGGGAAATCCTTCACTTAAATCAAATCTAAGCTGTCTGCCAAAAAGGCTCAGTGTACCAGTTTTTGTGCGATCATCTTTTTTATTTCCCGTTGTTAAAATTTCCTGTGCTAACTCAAGATATGTTTTTTCAGACATTGTTTTCCCTCGCAAAATTAATCATCACTCGATGATCATTTTCCAATTTTTCTTGTAAAACTTGACTCTCAATTAATTTTATCATTTTTCCTAAATGCACTCCGGGCTTAAAACCTGCTTCGTTAATTAAATCGTTACCTGTTATCTTTAAATCTTTAATACTATTAATCGGTAGTAAGTCATATTCCCTTAGTGGATTATTAACTAATTTTAAGTTATTGATCTTAGTTAAAATAAAAATTCCTTTTTCAATATTTTCTCTTTTTAATCCATATACCAAATGATAATCCAAAATCCCTTTTTGATATTTTTGGCAAAAAGAAAGAATTTCATTAACATTATTTATAATTTCGTTAGATGTTTTCCATTTATTTAATACTCGGTTAACCTGGTTAGCTGGAAAAATCTCTAAAATAAATAAAACTGCCCAAATTAGTACTTCATCAGAAAATCTAATTTTTTTATATTCATAATTTAAAATTTTTTCGATGCTATTTGATTGAAGATCAGGCATATATTCATAAATTTTTGAATCTTTAATTAGCTCAATGCCTTTTTGCCATCCTTCGCCCTGCATCATTTTGATAAATTCACTATGGATGCGTTCAATTGAAATATTTGAAAGCAGTGACACTTTTTCTTTTAACGCTAAATACGTATTATTTTCTAAACTAAAATTTAATTGACTGGTAAAACGAACTGCTCTAAATATTCTCAAAGCATCTTCTTCAAAACGATCGTAAGGATTTAAAACACATTTAATGATTTTATTTTTTAGATCTTCAATTCCACCATAATAATCAATAATTTCTCCTTCAGGCGACATTGCCAGAGCGTTAATGGAAAAGTCCCTTCTTTTTAAGTCTTCCCTTAAATCATTAACAAATTTGACGTTCTCAGGGTGCCGATGATCGAGGTAATCCCCATCATTACGAAAAGTTGTTATTTCATAATTTTCTCTTTTATAAACCACTGTAACAGTTCCATGCTGAATCCCAGTATCAAAACTATGGGGAAATAATTTTTTTACCTCTTCGGGCAAAGCGTTGGTTGCAATATCAATATCATTAATTGGTTTATTTAATAAAAGATCGCGTAGACTTCCTCCTACAAAATAAACCTCAAAGCCTGAGCTTTGAAGTTTATTCATGATGGGAAGTGCTCTTTGAAATTTTTCTGGAATATTTTTAAAATCTTCTTTAATCATTTAGCTCTTGTTCATTTCTCAAATTTTCATACTCTGTGGCTATTTTATCATCAGTTGGTACTAATTTTAAATACATCTGCATCATTGCCAATATTGGTTTAATATTTCTTTGCTTTTTAAAAAGCGTGATTAGATCTAATAAATAATCAGGCTCGTCCTGAAATTGATCGAAAACTGCTAACAAATTCTCTTGAGCCTTTGTTAGCTGATCTTGTCTAAGATACGCTTGCCCTAAATTCCATGATAAGCGAGGATCTAAACTTTCCTGACCTGATAATAACTCAATTGCTTCTTGATTTGATGATT
Proteins encoded in this window:
- the lepB gene encoding signal peptidase I; the encoded protein is MAQYLTVKSRARRKYLKSQANKTERLLYYIQLLFVSLINIIVVLVIFTFFFRNSIVDGDSMRPTFENKDQNILRKFGKIKRFDIIVFNPPKGYAGINPKDHFIKRVIGLPGDKITFKDNKLYINGKKYSETFLKDIDDSKDVTVDFKMEDLPATNHTKKVPADSYFVMGDNRAHSSDSRYFGFVKSNRIDGIVFFRFSPISKFRFF
- a CDS encoding YpmS family protein, encoding MNIWKWLFIGLVGIICGLSLFLYSRLFLEKPAYHKVETTISKKSPNFQVVMNKKQFNSIVNEYLTKLNSKDLRLNFVLSDDAQLTGTIKIFGQPLRFRLIMNVSVLANKDLLLKPEVVSMGNLNISLKRVLQLIETQVKLPKFISIDSKNVEVVIALEKIQFNKNLSFRVDAVDLANDRIVFNGYLNK
- a CDS encoding ribonuclease HII, yielding MKDQKKLSIPKIKERLKEKDVSPLFLHELKKDSRKSVQVLLKSYERKCELIRIKKLEYEQKSTFEAKFWSQNKIVAGVDEVGRGCLAGPVVCGAVVLDSRHPILGIDDSKKLSVRERERLSEEIKKYAICYSVAIISPKKIDQINILEASRLGMLQAVNKLKITPQELLIDAIHINSSIPQTDIVKGDARSVSIGAASIIAKVYRDALMTKYDSFYPEYNFKKNKGYGTKDHLSALEKYGITPIHRQSFSPVQKFNA
- a CDS encoding DegV family protein, producing MSKIQIVTDSSVRLSDEEIEKYHIEVVPLRIEVDGKNYIDGIDITPTEFVEKMKEAKNLPKTSQPSLGDFVGVYSKYASQDKTILSIHMLSSLSGTVNVAREAAKISHGDVTVVDSDFTDRAQGFQVLKAAEMAENGATMDEILKEIEQIKNETGLYLAFPTLTNLIKGGRISRVTGMMSTLIRLKLIIQLKDQELVPVKKTRSMRGIEQYFDELINKFTQIPDLHAVGLSHVDAYDYGKELEEKIHALRPEVPVFLSETGPVIATHTGEKAMAVIYY
- a CDS encoding S41 family peptidase, which encodes MNNTDNSHSNSKIRTFLVGILVLAIGVLIGFFIPHTQKPVTERHSESSETQKSTKKESNDDYLSQVKNLIKTKYYQPVDETKLTNGSIKGMLDSLDDPYTTYLDKQEAQSLTDTISSSIVGIGVTVMEKNKLIVVDSTVSGTPAKKAGIRSKDIIVKVNGKSVLGKRSTEVTKLIRGKKGTSVTVTVRRGSKDIDFKMTRDTIPIETVKHKMLTKNIGYLSVSTFSNPTTSEFKKAITSLRKSGAKKFVVDMRGNPGGELKQALSMSSMFVKDGKTIMQVQGRQKSDLTVYDAGPKMDGGFKVTEPTVVLIDGDSASAAEIFTAALKSSNIPVVGKKSFGKGTVQSVVELPDDAELKMTIAKWLTPDGSWIHHKGIKPDYVVNYPEYTNLIINDVKKPLKKGDVSGNVKTIQKGLLALGYQPGNQKGIFDDATENAVKDFQTKRKISVNGTIDESTVQEVLRALSELEQKQDPMQKKAIDLLQN
- a CDS encoding GDSL-type esterase/lipase family protein, which gives rise to MQGKKLAFLKAILFFLIICLITFLGLSVFVPRPKNIKQVETPQRTIEYAAIGDSITRGIGDTNKNEGFVGALKDRVETEDHLIVKTHNFGYTGKTSSQIKKRIFSDSNLRKSVVDSKLITLDMGGNDMIYTIQNNFFKLEKKEFIPKAQLFKKNMTESLKELRRLNPKANIIVIGIYNPFYLYFNDIKDLNNLFEEWNNIIVEIVHKNPKTFYQDTNNFINSKSAKKTVDGKIINRYLSKSDDVHPNGLGYSLIANELFNLIKKYKLI
- a CDS encoding dihydrofolate reductase codes for the protein MIAMIWAQDQNGLIGNSKTNQLPWPKMSEDLNYLKEVTTGQIVVMGRKTFESLPNGPLKNRINVVLTSQNLKSDVLIINKIDEIKEIEKENPNHDIFILGGIHVYQGAIPFAQRFYRTTIDGNFEGDLYMPEINYKLYKKISTKDVLSSKGYKLTFEVFDKID
- the trhA gene encoding PAQR family membrane homeostasis protein TrhA — its product is MKTTTAINNYEHEIQMEKLTEFLNALTHGFAFMMSIFATVLLVQKSKGSPHLLYPFLIFGISLIILYAASTLFHSLIFTPAKKILQKIDHISIYVLMAGSYTPYALVAIGGIKGIILLAIIYIICLLGAIYKLSYLGKFKILETLAYIAIGWISVLYYKPLLASLGPIGVGLLILGGLAYSLGTIFYGWRNLLFHHVIWHLFVMAGSLFMFLSVYYFL
- a CDS encoding thymidylate synthase; its protein translation is MSEKTYLELAQEILTTGNKKDDRTKTGTLSLFGRQLRFDLSEGFPILTTKRVPFSLIKSELLWFIHGDTNIRYLLQNNNHIWDEWAFEKYIQSNDYHGPDMTDFGNRSQHDENFKKIYEAEIKKFTENILADVNFAKQYGNLGNIYGKQWRAWKTSRGTHIDQLQEAIETIKHHPDSRRIIVTAWNPEDVPTMALPPCHTMYQFYVDHGKLSLQMYQRSADLFLGVPFNIASYALLNHLIANLTNLKVGELIIDFGDVHIYLNHLKQFEQQLQNPILSMPEIKINPNVKSIDDYQIDDIELLNYHSAGKISAPVAV
- the ylqF gene encoding ribosome biogenesis GTPase YlqF; translation: MTGEWFPGHMAKTKRLLTEKKKEIDLALILLDARAPISSINQYLNEVFIDKPKIYLLNKTDLADPEITQLWLDYFRETNQQVLTINAAKGSGLRSVVKAAESTVLNSKKKYVNLGLKNIPVRSAIIGIPNVGKSTLLNRIMNKKSAVVQNKPGLTRNLLWYKVNDHFKILDTPGMLWPKFESPETGYKIALLNSIANYIYDPEKVVDFLLQTVSQYYPEKSQMYFNNCSSWIQFMEGHDVDDTAKKAEEIINDFRTLKYGKITLERPEEIINTED
- a CDS encoding CCA tRNA nucleotidyltransferase; its protein translation is MIKEDFKNIPEKFQRALPIMNKLQSSGFEVYFVGGSLRDLLLNKPINDIDIATNALPEEVKKLFPHSFDTGIQHGTVTVVYKRENYEITTFRNDGDYLDHRHPENVKFVNDLREDLKRRDFSINALAMSPEGEIIDYYGGIEDLKNKIIKCVLNPYDRFEEDALRIFRAVRFTSQLNFSLENNTYLALKEKVSLLSNISIERIHSEFIKMMQGEGWQKGIELIKDSKIYEYMPDLQSNSIEKILNYEYKKIRFSDEVLIWAVLFILEIFPANQVNRVLNKWKTSNEIINNVNEILSFCQKYQKGILDYHLVYGLKRENIEKGIFILTKINNLKLVNNPLREYDLLPINSIKDLKITGNDLINEAGFKPGVHLGKMIKLIESQVLQEKLENDHRVMINFARENNV